A DNA window from uncultured Methanoregula sp. contains the following coding sequences:
- a CDS encoding type II toxin-antitoxin system VapC family toxin: MNFFLDTSICVDVLRTKGPQKSFDLFESFSLDQNTGIISVITVAELSAGAALSSLKDAQKKTDELLAYVTIVELNESVALAGGKIYADLSKTGKKIEFNDCLIAATALSLGFYEIVTRNCDHFSRIDGCSAIVPENLNF, from the coding sequence ATGAATTTTTTTCTTGATACCAGTATCTGCGTTGATGTGCTCCGGACAAAGGGTCCCCAGAAGTCCTTTGATCTCTTTGAAAGTTTTTCGTTGGACCAGAATACCGGGATCATTTCTGTTATCACGGTTGCAGAGCTGAGCGCCGGGGCGGCACTTTCTTCATTAAAAGATGCCCAGAAAAAGACCGACGAGTTACTTGCCTATGTCACGATTGTTGAACTCAACGAGTCGGTTGCTCTGGCTGGCGGAAAGATCTATGCGGACCTTTCAAAAACCGGAAAGAAGATCGAGTTCAATGACTGCCTGATTGCAGCCACGGCACTATCGCTCGGATTTTATGAGATTGTAACAAGGAATTGCGATCACTTCAGCCGGATCGATGGTTGTTCTGCAATCGTGCCGGAAAATCTCAATTTCTAA
- a CDS encoding nucleotide-binding protein, translated as MDQTIAQRRKLKKVLVLLLTFNPANYLTTKEFRLLCKFFDIEAFFDQTSNGLIAKGFYKTSEGYTENLLSELLYYFFTQMPNEFSEFVVKLIMNIASFNNIPYNEDEIDRSMRNKLIQYGFTRDEVFGKNDTILTTQKQIDNQIPTPHSPESSKPLLSNNIFIVHGHDEELKEKVARFVTNAGLNPIILHEQPNNGRSLLQKLRDHSEDAGYAIVLLTPDDMACTKEEYDKNEIDLRSRPRQNVVFELGYFLGLLEDKLVCVIFYEIEDMPSDYKGISYIKYDKGNGWKTELLKELGGIGFRLDYKNALK; from the coding sequence ATGGATCAAACGATCGCACAAAGAAGAAAACTTAAAAAAGTTTTAGTTTTATTACTGACATTTAATCCCGCAAATTATCTTACAACAAAGGAATTTCGTTTATTATGTAAATTTTTTGATATCGAAGCATTTTTTGATCAGACATCAAATGGGCTCATCGCCAAAGGATTTTATAAAACTTCAGAAGGATATACGGAGAATCTATTGTCAGAATTGTTATATTATTTTTTTACACAAATGCCTAACGAATTTTCAGAATTTGTTGTAAAATTAATTATGAATATTGCAAGTTTCAATAATATACCTTATAATGAAGATGAAATTGACAGATCCATGAGAAATAAATTAATCCAATATGGTTTTACACGTGATGAAGTTTTTGGAAAAAATGATACTATTCTAACGACTCAAAAACAAATAGATAATCAAATTCCAACACCCCACTCTCCAGAATCTTCGAAACCTCTATTATCAAATAATATTTTTATTGTGCATGGTCATGATGAAGAATTGAAAGAAAAAGTTGCAAGATTTGTAACAAATGCGGGTTTAAATCCAATAATTTTACACGAACAGCCGAACAATGGAAGAAGTTTATTACAAAAGCTTCGTGATCATTCAGAAGATGCCGGCTACGCCATTGTATTATTAACACCAGATGATATGGCCTGTACTAAGGAAGAATATGATAAGAATGAAATTGATTTAAGAAGTCGGCCTCGCCAAAATGTCGTCTTTGAATTGGGATATTTTCTGGGATTATTGGAAGATAAATTAGTCTGTGTTATTTTTTATGAGATTGAAGACATGCCCTCAGATTACAAAGGGATTTCCTACATAAAATATGATAAAGGGAATGGATGGAAAACAGAATTATTAAAAGAGTTGGGTGGAATCGGGTTTAGATTAGACTATAAAAATGCCTTAAAATGA